The region TTCATGTTTGGGCTAGCCAAGGCAGGGCCGGTATACTAATACATAAAGAAAACGAATGAGGGAGATATTTGGTTATGGATCCGACAATCGGTTTATTTCTGGTGATAGGCTTTCCGCTTTCACTGGTCCTTGCGCTGATGGCCTTTGCACGGTTTTCCGTATCACCGGAATAACCCATCCGCAGGTCAGCCAGCATTCACCATGACATAAAGCGTGGCGATGACGGCAATCATGGCGATGTACAGAGTCCAATGCATGCCATCATAGACGTTTTCCTCAGGTACGCCGCTTGGTCTTGTGACGGTTTTCTCGGCCATGGTTTCACTCCCTTTAATATCCGGTTAACTTTAAATATATCGAGATTCGGGCTTGAGCACAACGCAGGCGTCATGGATTGATCAGGAAAATCGTTCCGCATGAGGGCTATCGGTATTGTAATGATGAATTTTCCGTTTAGAATGCTTCCAGGATAGGGGGCAGTGTATTTATCATGTTGAGGACCGGTCTTCATTTTGTCATCCTGATGCTGCTCTGGCTGTTGATGTCCGGCCATTACACGGTGCTGGTCACCGGGCTCGGCGTGGTGAGCGTGGCTTTCGCCGTGCTGATGGCAAAAAGGATCAATGCCGCCGATGCCGAAGGCCTCCCCCTTCACATGGTCAAGCGACTGCCCGGATATTCGATCTGGCTTTTCCGTGAAATTCTGATGTCCAATATCGCCACGGCCAGAGTCATTCTGGGGAACAGGCCTGATCCGGAAATTTTCCATGTCCCCTACAGCCAGAAGACGCCAGCCGGTGTTGCGGCTTATGCAAATTCCATCACCCTGACCCCGGGCACGGTGACGGTTGATATCGATGAGACCGGGTTTCTGGTGCATGCGCTTGATGGCAGTTTCGGCGATGACGTCCGGTCAGGTGAGATGGACCGCCGGATGAGCATAACGGAAGGCGGTGCGGGATGATCGCTGTTGCCGCTCTCGCCGCCCTTGCGGTGGCAATTCTGATTTCGCTGATCCGGGTTGCGCTCGGGCCGACGGCATTTGATCGGGTGCTGGCGGTCAACAGTATCGGCACGATGATCATCCTCGGCATAGCGCTGCATGGATTTGCCATGGGACGCCCTGAATTTGTAGATATTTCGGTTCTCTACGCCATTCTGAATTTCATTGGCACCTTTGCCGTGCTCAAACTGTTCAGCACCGGCACGCTAGGGGACAGATAATGGATAGCGTGATTTTCATCCTTGCCGCTATCTGCTTTGCCATCGGCAGTCTTGCCATCCTGATCGGGGCGTTCGGTCTTGTCCGGATGCCGGATGTGTTTTCACGCATTCATGCCGCGGGGATGGTGGATACCGCCGGCGTGGCGTTCATGATCCTCGGGATGATATTTATCTCACCGTCATGGCTCGTGACGGTGAAGCTTTTGCTCATTGGTGTTTTTCTTTTCTTCACCAGCCCCATTTCGGGGCATGCCATCGCCCTTGTTGCCAGGCAATGCGGGGTCAAGCCCGAGGGCAGGGACCTGACCGTTTCCACCAGCAAAAAGGGGAAAAAGTCGTGACCGTGCTGCTGATCAATATTTTCCTTGTGTCGATGATGGTGGTCATTGCGGTGCTTGTCTTGCGCACCCGCCGATTGTTTGCGGCGATCGTGATGGCGGGGGCATATTCGCTCATCTCTGCTGCGATGTTCGTCAATCTGGATGCGGTGGATGTGGCCTTTACCGAAGCTGCGGTCGGGGCCGGCATTTCAACCGTGCTCCTGCTCGCGGCCATGGCCCGCCTGCCTGCCGAGGAAAAGGAAGGAAGGGTGCAGGTTGCTCTTCCGCTTTTGATCTGCCTCATCGCCGGGGGGATGCTGGTGGTGGCTGTTTTCAGCCTGCCGCCGTTCGGGGCACCTGATGCGGTTGTCCATCTGCATGTGGCGCCTCGGTACCTCGCGGAAAGCAATGACGTCCTTCATATCCCCAATGTCGTCACCACGGTGCTGGCCAGCTATCGCGGGTTTGATACATTGGGCGAGACCATCGTGATCTTTGCCGCCGGTCTCGGGGTGCTGCTGCTGCTCGCGGGCCGGACCCGGGATGCGGCGGAAGATGATCGCCGTGAGGAGGAGGGCGAGTGATGAAATCCAATCCTGTCTTCCGCACGACAACCAAGATCCTGTTTGCACCGATCATTCTTTATGGTCTCTATGTCCAGTTTCATGGTGATTTCGGGCCCGGCGGGGGGTTCCAGGCCGGGGTGATCATTGCGGCGGCCTTTATTCTCTACGGAATTGTTTTCGGGCTCAAGGATGTCAAGAAAGTTGCGCCGCCCGGGATTGTTGCCGTGCTCATGGCCGTCGGCGTGATGATCTATGGCGGGGTTGGTGTCGCAAGCCTCATTCTTGGTGGTGCGTATCTCAATTACAGTGTTCTTGCCCATGACATGGCCCATGGCCAGCATTACGGGATATTGCTGGTGGAACTGGGCGTGGGGGTCACGGTGACCAGCGTCATGCTGGGGCTCTACTATGCTTTTGCCGGTTTTAACGGTGCCGGGAGGGGAGATGATGGCTGATGCTTGAAACACTCCTGATGCAGTGGAACTATCTTGTCTTTGTCATGTTGATGATGACCGGACTTTACATCGTGATTTCACGCCGGAATCTGGTCAAGAAACTGATCGGTCTCAGCATTTTCCAGACCGCGTTGTTTCTGTTCTATATCTCCCTTGGCAAGGTTGCGGGCGGGACGGCGCCGATCATTGTTCCTGATGGCGCCGAAAGCGGTGTTCTCTATTCAAATCCGCTTCCACATGTCCTGATCCTGACGGCCATTGTGGTCGGCGTTGCGACAACGGCGCTCGGGCTGGCGCTGGTGCTCCGCATCCGTGAAGCCTTCGGCAGCATCGAGGAAGATGAAATTCTTGCCATGAAGACGAAAGAAGACCAGGAGAGCAGGGCCGAATGAGTGTGTTTTTCGAAAATCTTCCGGCACTCGTGGTCGTAACGCCGCTGCTTATGGCGGCGGTCACAGCGGTCATGCCAGCACGTCTGGCCAATCTCGCGTGGATGCTGGCCCTTGCCAGCACCGCGACAAGCCTGATCGCCGCATGGCTGAACAAAGCCGCCGCCGGGGGGGAGAGGATCTCCTATGCGCTTGGCGGATGGCCGCCTCCCTGGGGGATTGAATTCGTGACCGACGGGGCATCCGGTCTTGTCACGGTGGTGATTTCAAGCTTGGCCTTTGCTTCAACTATTTACGCCAAGCCATTGATAGAAAATGAAATTGCAAAGGGTGATATTCCCCGTGTTTATGCCGCCTGGCAGCTGACGGTTGGTGCGCTGCTTGGTCTGGTGATGACGGCGGATGCTTTCAATCTTTTTGTCTTCCTTGAAATCTCCGCCCTTTCGGCGGTGACATTGATTGCCATGGGGGCAGGGAAAGACCGGCGTGCCCTTATCGCGGCCTATAATTACCTCGTGATCGGCGCGGTCGGGGCGACATTTTACGTCATGGGGGTCGGGTTTCTCTATGCCATGACCGGCACGCTCAACATGGCTGACCTGGCCGAACGCCTGCCTGATGTAACGTCGCGGGCGCCGGTATATGTCGGCATGGCGTTCATGGTGGCGGGGATTTTCGTTAAAGCCGCGGTATTTCCGGTGCATATGTGGCTTCCAGCCGCCTATGGATTTGCGCCGACGGCCGTCTCTGCCCTGCTTGCCGCGGTGGCAACGAAAGCCTCCATCTATGTGCTGGGCCGCCTGATCTTCACCGTGTTTCATGATCTCGGCGAGATCGTGGATCTCATGCTTGAATGGGTGGTGCTGCCGGTATCGCTCATGGCGATTTTTGTCGGCACTATTCTGGCCATCTGGGCGCGTGACCTCAAGACGCTTTTGGCCCAGTCGTCGATTGCCCAGATCGGGTATATCACGCTTGGCTTCGGGCTTGGGACAAGCGCCGGTATCAGCGCCGGTTTCATCCATATCGCCAATCACGCGCTGATCAAGGGCGGGATGTTCATGGCGGTGGGAGCGATCGCGCTCGCGCTTGGGAAAAGGGCCGGGATCGGTACGATCGAGGGATTTGGCCGGCTCATGCCTGTTACCGCGTCGGCCCTGACGATTTGCGGGCTCTCGCTGATCGGTCTGCCCCTGACCGCCGGGTTCATTTCCAAGGTCTATCTTGTGCTGGCGATCATCGCATCCGATTACTGGATGATTGCGGCGCTGGTGCTGTTGTCGAGCGCGCTTTCGCTGATCTATCTCTGGAAAATGATGGAGGCCTTGTGGATGAAACCTGCTCCGCATGGTGTGATCATAAAGGAGAATCCAGCCGTTTACCTGCCGCTATGGCTGATCGCGCTTGCCAATATCTGGTTCGGGATTGATGCAACCCTGGTGACGTCATCGGCTGAAGCCGCCGCCGCCGCCCTGATGGCAGGAGCCGGATCATGATGGATGTCACGACGGCTATGTGGGTTGGAATATTCGCCCCTCTGGTGGTGGCAATCCTGATCCCGTGGCTTGCCGTGCGGTCGAACTGGCGTGACGGCGCCGGGCCTCTCGGGGCGGTTATCAGCTTTGTCGCGGCCCTGACCGTGGCGCAGGATGTTCTGGCAGGAAACACGCCCGAACTCGTACTGGTCACGATTGCCGAAGGGCTTGAGATCAGTTTCCGTGTCACCCCGCTCGGGGCGGTGTTCGGATGCGTTGCCTCCGGCCTCTGGATTGCGGCCGCGCTCTATTCTACCGGATACATGCGCGGCAATCATGAAAAGCACCAGACACGGTTTGCGGTCTGCTATGCCATCGCGGTGCATGCGGCCATGGCGATCGCCTGGTCCGGCAATCTGATGGTGCTGTTTATCTTCTATGAGATTCTGACCTTTTCGACGTATCCTCTTGTTACACATAAGGAAAGCCAGGAAGCCATCCGTGCCGGACGGCTTTACATGGGGATACTGGTCGGCACATCAGTGATCCTGCTGCTGCCGGCGGTCGTCTGGGTCTGGATGGTGGCGGGAACACTCGATTTCACCAAAGGCGGCGTACTGGCGGGCAGGCTTGCGCCTGAATATGCCGCGGCCATGGTGGCGCTTTTCGCCTTTGGCGTCGGCAAGGCGGCCCTGATGCCGATCCACCGCTGGCTGCCTGCGGCCATGGTGGCGCCAACGCCGGTTTCAGCGCTGCTCCACGCGGTTGCGGTGGTCAAGGCAGGGGTATTCACCATCCTGATGGTCATGGTGTATATCTTCGGGATAGATTTTCTGCGGATAACAGGTGCATCGGAGTGGCTCGCGTGGCTTGCCGGGTTTACCATCCTCGCGTCATCGATCGTGGCGATCACCAAGGATGACCTGAAGGCAAGGCTTGCCTATTCCACCATCAGCCAGCTTTCCTATATTGTGCTTGGTGCGGCACTGGCGACATCATCGGCGGTCGAGGGCGGGGTTGTGCATATCGTGATGCATGCCAGCGCCAAGATCACCCTCTTTTTCTGTGCCGGGGCGATTTATGTGGGCGCGCATCTGACAAAGATTTCCGAACTTGATGGATTAGGGCCGAGGATGCCGCTTGTTTTTATTGCCTTCTTCCTCGGGGCGCTTTCGATCATCGGTATTCCGCCGATGGGAGGCAGCTGGTCCAAATTCATGCTGATGACGGGATCCATCGAGGCCGGAATGCCGGTGATGGTCGCGGTGCTGGCGATATCATCCCTGCTGAATGTGTATTACCTCCTTGAGCCGGTCTTCCGGGCATTTTTCCGCCCCACAAACACCGAGATCAAGATAGACAGCCCGATCCTGACCGTTCTGCCGCCGGTCGCGACAGCCATACTTAGCCTGGTGCTGTTCTTTGCCATCGGTTACCTGACCCCTTTCAGCCAGATGATGGTCTCGCCATGAAAAAAATTACGGAAACAAGTATTCGACTAAAGGAGATGGGCGCGTGGATGACACTCATTCTTTTTGGCCTTGGTGTTTTGCTCATCGTTCTGGAATTTATTGTTCACCGTCATGGTGAAACCAATCTTGAGGATATTCCGCTGTTTCCGGCTTTCTATGCTTTTGGGTCGTCCGTTTTTGTGGTGATTGGCGGAATCATTTTGCGTAAATTTATCATGCGGAGTGAGGATTATTATGGCGATGATTGATCTCACTCCCGGATTGGTTATGATGCTGGCGGCATTTGTTGTGCCGTTTATCCCTCATCATATTCGCCAGATTGTCATGCTTGGGGCCATAGCCCTGTCCGCCATGAGCCTTTCCGCCGGCGAAGGTTTTCATTGGATAGTACCGGTTCTTGGCCAGCATCTCATCCTTCACCATGCGGATAATCTGACGTTTCCATTCGGGGTGATTTTTCATCTCGCCGCCGCGCTCAATGTAATTTATGGCTGGCATGAGAGAAAACCGATGGAACATACCGCTGGCCTTGCCTATGCAGGGGCAGCGATAGCGGCGGTGCATGCAGGCGATCTTATCAGCCTCTTTATCTGGTGGGAAGCCACAGCGGTCACGTCGGTATTCCTCATCCTCGCGTCGGGTGGAGAGCGGGCCAAGAACGCCGCCATGCGGTATCTTCTCGTCCAAGTCGCTTCAGGTGTGTTGCTTATTGCAGGGGCGGCTTTTCTCTGGCAGGAAACCGGAAGCTGGTGGTTTGGTGCGATGGAGCTCGGATCCGTCGGCACATGGTGCATCTTCCTTGCCTTCGGGATAAAGGCCGCATTTCCGTTTCTTAATGGCTGGTTGCAGGATGCCTATCCCGAAGCCACGGTTATCGGCACGGTCATGCTTTCAGCCTTCACAACTAAACTGGCGATCTATGCGCTGGCACGCGGATTTGCCGGAACGCCGGAACTCATCTGGATTGGCGCAGCCATGACAGCCTTTCCTGTTTTCTTCGCAGTTATTGAAAATGATCTCCGCCGGGTTCTTTCGTTCAGCCTCAATAACCAGTTAGGCTTCATGATCGTCGCAATAGGTATTGGAACCGAACTCGCGATCAATGGCGCGGTGGCGCATGCGTTTGCCCATATTATCTACAAATCCCTTTTGTTCATGTCGATGGGGGCGGTGCTGTATCGCGTCGGTACGGTAAAGGCGTCCGAACTTGGCGGGCTATACCGGTGCATGCCCATGACCATGGTATTTTGTATCATCGGGGCGATGTCGATTTCGGCCTTTCCGCTGTTTAGCGGATTTGTGGCCAAAGCGCTGATCATGTCGGCCACCGGTTATGAAGGTCTTGTTGTGATTTATATTATACTCCTTGCCGCATCGGCCGGGGTGCTGCATCATTCGGGTATAAAGATTCCATATTTCACCTTCTTTGGACATGATGGTGGCCATGACGTTAAAGAGGCGCCGGTGAATATGCTGATAGCCATGGGTTTGGCGAGTGTTTTCTGTATTGGCATTGGGGTATTGCCACAGCTGTTTTATCAGATACTGCCCTTCGCCATCGACTACCAGCCCTATGATGCCAGCCATATCGTCGGGCAGCTTCAGGTGCTGATATTTGCCATGCTCGCTTTTGTTTTCCTCATGCGATCGGGTTATTATCCGCCAGAAATCCGTTCTACTGTGCTGAACGCCGACTGGTTTTATCGCCGTCTTGCGCCGATGATCCTCGGGCCGGTGATGCGCGGGGTGCTGAGGCTTGCGCAAGGTCTCGACGGGCTGGTCATCCGGTCAGCCAGAACAATTATTGCAGGCGTGCGGTATCTTTCGCATCTGCCGATGGCAGGGCCGGTGATACCAGGTCCGGCGGCACTTGTTCAGCTTGGGGTGCTGACGCTGCTGCTGATATTGATCTATGTTGCGCACGGTTAGGCTTGCTTTTGTCGGGATTCTGCTTTCGGCTGCCGCCGGTGCCGCGGATACGATTACCCTCATACTGAATACCGATAAAGGGCAGCATCAGCTAGCGGCAGAACTTGCCGATACACCAGCGGAACGGGCGCACGGGCTCATGTGGCGGGAGGATTTCGGGGCAGGGGACGCGATGCTCTTTGTTTTTCCCGAAGCGGCCCCAAGGGCCTTCTGGATGAAAGATACGCATGTTTCCCTTGATATCATCTTTTTTGCGGATGACGGCTCCTGGATCAATACCCATGCGCATACGACACCGTTCAGCACCGAAAGCCTGCCTTCTGAAGCTCCGGCCAGATATGTGCTGGAATTGCCTGCCGGAACTGCGCTGAAACTCGGCCTGGGTGAGGGAACTTACCTGAAACTGCCGGAATAATCTGGCGAAAGTGACTTGAGGGTTGATTTAAAGAAAAATACTGGATAGAAAGCCAGTGTCGGAGTGTAGCGCAGCCTGGTAGCGCATCTGGTTTGGGACCAGAGGGTCGGGAGTTCGAATCTCTCCACTCCGACCATTTCCCGAAGGCTTTTCTTTATATCTCGCTTCTCTGCAAACGCGCCTCGATTTTTTCATCCATGGCACCTATCCTGTTGACAGGGTGAAGCAGGCGATTTAAGACGAAATCATCCGATCGGAGCGTAGCGCAGCCTGGTAGCGCACCTGCTTCGGGAGCAGGGGGTCGGAGGTTCGAATCCTCTCGCTCCGACCATTTTTCCCGTTCTGTTTATATTGGATCTTTCACCGCCTCAAGGCGCGGTGCAAGATAACTTGATTTTGCCCGATAGCAGGCCTAGAAATGATGCATAGAATGGGAGAAGAACATGCGTGTTCGTATTTATCAGCCAGCCAGGACGGCCATGCAGTCCGGCAAGGCCAAGTCAGCGGAATGGGTGCTTGAATACCCGCGGCAGGACAAGGCCGTGCCTGATGCCCTGATGGGCTGGCAGTCTTCAGCTGATACGCTGAAGACGGTTCACCTTCATTTCGATACTTCGGCGGATGCCATCGCCTATGCGGAGGCAAACGGGATGGAGTATGTCCTTCTCAGAACAGGGCAACGCCGCCAAAAACTCAGGGCCTATGCGGATAATTTTGCCTTCGGCAAACGTCAGGCCTGGACACATTAGGCACACATTAGGCAGATTTTACGCATCGGGCGGATTTCCGCTTTAGATTTTTCCGCATGGATCTGATATATCAAGGGTACGGTTCCGTAGCTCAACTGGATAGAGCAGCTGACTTCTAATCAGCAGGTTGCAGGTTCGAGTCCTGCCGGAATCGCCATCCCTTCATGTCAGCATTTTGACATGCAGGTGGACATGAAGTCAGGCGGGCCCTGGATAAAGGCCGTGGACTTCAAGATAGATCACGATGGGCGGTGATCAGCTAGAGTGGTGCGAAACCGGCAAACATGAAGATGGCAATGACACTCAACGTCATCATAAGCGTTTTGGCTTGCCTGTCTTTTCTTCTTGTTTCTGTTTCAAAGAAAAAGAAGGCGTTGGTTTTCACACTTGGAAAAACCGGCGAATACATGGGCTCATCTCCTCATTGGCTTTGCGTAAGGTGATCGAAAACATGCAAGAAGTGTGCAAACGGTGATCCGAAGCATCTAAAATTTATAATCTTCATGATTTTATGAAATTTTTGATGTATTTTTCCGGGGTATCACTGCATCGTGTCAATACATGATGTCGTTTTTCAGTATGATTTCTGCCGGCATCACTATTGCCGGGAAAATTAACCCCAAGTTAAGATCAGAATTCAAATTTCCGGAGTTGGTAAGGGATGCCAGATACCGCCTATGACAGAACAATATGATTACATAATAGTTGGCGCTGGCAGTGCCGGATGCGTGCTGGCAAACAGGCTCACCTCTTGTGGCCGATACAAGGTCTGTCTTCTTGAAGCCGGTCCGCCGGACTGGAATCCGATGATCCATATTCCCGCCGGTTTTATCAAGACGCTGGTCAATCCAAGTGTGAACTGGATGTATGAAAGTGAGCCAAGTGATGGCACCAACGGTCGCCGGATCCCGACACCAAGGGGAAAGGTGATCGGCGGTTCAAGTTCAATCAACGGGTTGATTTTCAATCGCGGCCAGCGGCTAGATTTCGATGTCTGGGCGCAGAAAGGCAATCAAGGCTGGTCCTATGACGATATATTGCCCTATTTCCGGCGCTTCGAGTCCTACGAGACGGAGGCGGATACCACTTTCCGTGGCCAATCAGGGGAGATGAAGATCACCGATCTCGCCTGGCGTGACCCACTCTGCGACGCCTTTATCGAGGGGGCGGAAAGTATCGGTATTCCCCGCAATCCTGACTATAACGGCGCGGTGCAGGAGGGGACCTCCTATATCCAGCGGACATCCACGGGCAAATTGCGGATGAGTGCGGCTCGGGCATTCCTCAAACCGGCACGAAAACGCCATAACCTTCATGTTATCACCCGGGCGCATGCAACACGGATACTGCTCGAAGGCAAGCGCGCCATCGGTGTTGCCTATCGTCGTGGAGACAACAATGGGAGAGAGACCGAAATCTTTGCCGGGCGTGAGGTAATCGTTTCCGGCGGGACGATCAATTCGCCGCAATTGCTCCAGCTTTCCGGTATCGGGCCCGGGGCATGGCTTCGGGATCTCGGGATTGAGGTTCATCATGATCTGGCGGGCGTAGGTGAAAATCTGCGCGATCATTACGGCACACGGCTTACGGCACGGGCCAAGAATATCCGCACCATCAATGAGCTGGCGCGCGGGCCGCTGCTGGTTGGTGAAATTGCGAAATATTTTCTCGGCAGGCGGTCAATTCTCGAACTTGGCCCGACGCTGGTTTACTGTTTCTGGCACTCGGATGAAATGGTGCGGAACTCCGACCTTCAGATCAGTTTTACCCCGGCAAGTTACAAGGAAGGCCTGCAAGCATGGCTCGATGATGAGCCGGGATTTACCCTGGCTTCATGGCAACAACGCCCCGAAAGCCTGGGCTATGTTCGTGCCCGGAGCAGCAATCCCTTTGATAAACCGATCATCCAGCCGAACTACCTTGCCCATGAAGAAGACCGGCGAGTCCTGCTTGCCGGCATCAAGCTAAGCCGCAGACTCATGAATACCGCCCCGCTGGCGCCATTTTTCGATTATGAAGCCTATCCGGGAAAGGATATCCAGAGCGATGATGAACTGCTGGATGTTGCGCGGCAGCGAAGCACCACCCTTTATCATCTGATGGGGACCTGCCGGATGGGGCCCAAGACCGACCCGACGGCGGTTGTTGATCACCAGCTTCGTGTTCACGGCATGGATAATCTGCGGGTGATCGACGCCTCCATCATGCCGACCATGCTTTCAGCAAATCTCAATGCAGGGGTGCTGATGATCGCGGAAAAAGGCGCTGATATGGTGCTTGGCAAAGATCCATTACCCTCAATACATGCTGGCTGATTTTGTTTTCCCCATTCCTGACCTGAAAGGAAAGTGATCAGGATTTGGCGATGGATTTTTTGGGATCGTGGAACGGCATTTCCGTTACCCGTGCCTGCCGAAACTCCGTTCCGGTATCGACCATGAGGGCTGTATCCATCGCGACATGCGCAATATCGACCATGGCCAGCGCGATATTCTGCTTTAGCCTGGGCGAATAAACCGCCGACGTCACCTTGCCGACCTGATGGCCATCTTTGCCGATTGGCCAGAAGCGGGTGTTCGGCCCGGCCAGCGGCGTGCCTTCAAGGATCAGCCCCACCAGTTTGCGGCTGATACCTTCGGCGGCAACTTTCTTCAACGCATCCTTGCCGATGAAATCAACATCACCATCAAGATTGATCAGCCGGTCCATTCCGAGTTCCAGCGGGTTGGTGTTGATATCCATATCGGCGTGATAGGAAAGCATGCCGCCTTCGATCCGGCGGATCGTCGAGGTGTGCCCGGGCTTGAGGCCAAGCGGGCTGCCGGTTTCCATGATGGTCTGATAGAGTTCATCTCCATCCTTGCTGTCGAGCAGAAAAATCTCATAGCCAAGTTCACTGGACCAGCCGGTCCGGGAGATGATCAGTTCAATCCGGCCGAGTGTTGCGCGCCTGAACCAGTAATATTTCAGATCAAGGATCATGTCGCCGAAAAGGGCGGTCATGATCTCGCGCGATTTCGGCCCCTGAAGCTGAAGCGGGGAGACGTCCGGTTCGGTGATGTCGACGTCGTAGCCGCCATGCGCGGCCAGCCCCTGTGCCCAGAAAAGAACATCGCTGTCGGCAAGTGAAAACCAGTAGCAGTCTTCGTCGATGCGGAGCAGAACAGGATCGTTCAGCACCCCGCCATGCTGGTTGGTCAGGATCACGTATTTGCACTGGCCGACGGCCATGGTGGACAAATCGCGCGGCGTCATCATCTGGACGAAGCGGCTTGCATCCCGCCCCTTGATCTGGACCTGGCGTTCCACCGCAACATCGCAAAGAATGGCATCATTGACGAGATTCCAGAAATTCTGTTCCGGGTCACCGAAATCACGGGGTATATACATGTGATTATAGACCGAAAACCCCTTAGCACCCCAGCGAACGGTGGCATCAAAAAAGGGGCTTTTCCTGATCTGGGTGCCAAATCCGAAATCATGAAGGGGGTTGTTTTTCTGTGTCAATTT is a window of Alphaproteobacteria bacterium LSUCC0684 DNA encoding:
- a CDS encoding GMC family oxidoreductase, which codes for MTEQYDYIIVGAGSAGCVLANRLTSCGRYKVCLLEAGPPDWNPMIHIPAGFIKTLVNPSVNWMYESEPSDGTNGRRIPTPRGKVIGGSSSINGLIFNRGQRLDFDVWAQKGNQGWSYDDILPYFRRFESYETEADTTFRGQSGEMKITDLAWRDPLCDAFIEGAESIGIPRNPDYNGAVQEGTSYIQRTSTGKLRMSAARAFLKPARKRHNLHVITRAHATRILLEGKRAIGVAYRRGDNNGRETEIFAGREVIVSGGTINSPQLLQLSGIGPGAWLRDLGIEVHHDLAGVGENLRDHYGTRLTARAKNIRTINELARGPLLVGEIAKYFLGRRSILELGPTLVYCFWHSDEMVRNSDLQISFTPASYKEGLQAWLDDEPGFTLASWQQRPESLGYVRARSSNPFDKPIIQPNYLAHEEDRRVLLAGIKLSRRLMNTAPLAPFFDYEAYPGKDIQSDDELLDVARQRSTTLYHLMGTCRMGPKTDPTAVVDHQLRVHGMDNLRVIDASIMPTMLSANLNAGVLMIAEKGADMVLGKDPLPSIHAG
- a CDS encoding glycine cleavage T C-terminal barrel domain-containing protein; its protein translation is MTQKNNPLHDFGFGTQIRKSPFFDATVRWGAKGFSVYNHMYIPRDFGDPEQNFWNLVNDAILCDVAVERQVQIKGRDASRFVQMMTPRDLSTMAVGQCKYVILTNQHGGVLNDPVLLRIDEDCYWFSLADSDVLFWAQGLAAHGGYDVDITEPDVSPLQLQGPKSREIMTALFGDMILDLKYYWFRRATLGRIELIISRTGWSSELGYEIFLLDSKDGDELYQTIMETGSPLGLKPGHTSTIRRIEGGMLSYHADMDINTNPLELGMDRLINLDGDVDFIGKDALKKVAAEGISRKLVGLILEGTPLAGPNTRFWPIGKDGHQVGKVTSAVYSPRLKQNIALAMVDIAHVAMDTALMVDTGTEFRQARVTEMPFHDPKKSIAKS